The following coding sequences lie in one Apium graveolens cultivar Ventura chromosome 3, ASM990537v1, whole genome shotgun sequence genomic window:
- the LOC141712910 gene encoding PH, RCC1 and FYVE domains-containing protein 1-like, producing the protein MADLASSANADNIEQALITLKKGSQLLKYGRKGKPKFCPFRLSYDCSSLIWFSSSGERVLKLASVSRIIPGQRTAVFQRYLRPEKDYLSFSLIYNNGKRSLDLICKDKAEAEVWIAGLKSLLTSGQGGRSKIDGWGDGGLYLDDSKDLTLNSASDSAARDSSSPDVSLSFNKNSPKDYHPKKSINSEGSHVALDQTNMQVKGSGSDAFRVSVSSAPSTSSHGSVPDDYDALADVYIWGEVICDNLVKSDSDKISDSITSRTDILLPRPLESNVVLDVHHIACGVRHAALVTRQGEVFTWGEESGGRLGHGVRKDITQPQLVESLAACNVDFVACGEFHTCAVTMAGEIYTWGDGTHNAGLLGHGTEVSHWIPKKLSGPLEGLQIAMVTCGPWHTALVTSTGQLFTFGDGTFGVLGHGDRESVPYPREIESLSGLRTIAVACGVWHTAAVVEVIVTQSSSSVSSGKLFTWGDGDKNRLGHGDKEARLKPTCVPVLIDYDFHKVACGHSLTVGLTTSGHVFTMGSTVYGQLGNPQSDGKVPCSIDDKLSGEFVEEIACGAYHVAVLTSKNEVYTWGKGANGRLGHGDIEDRKTPNLVEALKDRHIKYISCGSNYTTAICLHKWVSGAEQSQCSACRQAFGFTRKRHNCYNCGLVHCHSCSSKKALRAALAPNPSKPYRVCDSCFVKLNKMTETGGSIRKTAIPRLSGENKDRLDKTELRLAKFGVPSNVDLIKQLDSKAARQAKKSDTFSLVRSSQAPSLLQLKDVVLSTAIDIRRTIPKSLPTSSGVSSRSVSPFSRKPSPPRSATPVPTTSGLSFSKSVADSLKKTNDLLNQEVFKLRRQVESLRHQCELQEKELQKSTQKTQEAMALATEESLKSKAAKDVIKSLTSQLKDMAERLPPGAYDSESIRLACLPNGLDRDSVNHLETNGERSSRSNSIKSSNFVSQVGGETSSVDGADGPTELPRDLTVCNGISSSNSQDLLTSNVREDFSDHKLPSSNGVQEGSNSVLSGPDKEPGHFQGGENGMKHRNLTVPTNPNQVEAEWIEQYEPGVYITLVALQDGTRDLKRVRFSRRKFGEHQAETWWSENREKVYQKYNVRG; encoded by the exons ATGGCAGATCTCGCGAGCTCCGCTAATGCTGACAATATCGAACAG GCGCTAATTACTTTAAAGAAGGGTTCTCAGCTACTTAAATATGGTCGGAAGGGAAAGCCAAAATTTTGTCCATTCAGACTTTCTTAC GATTGTTCTTCCTTGATCTGGTTCTCTAGTAGTGGCGAAAGAGTTTTAAAGTTAGCTTCGGTTTCACGAATCATTCCTGGACAAAGAACT GCTGTATTTCAACGGTATCTTCGTCCTGAAAAGGACTATTTGTCATTTTCTCTCATATACAACAACGGGAAACGGTCACTTGATTTG atttgcaaGGACAAAGCTGAGGCTGAGGTCTGGATTGCAGGTCTTAAATCTTTATTAACTTCGGGGCAAGGTGGACGCTCCAAAATTGATGGATGGGGTGATGGAGGCCTCTACCTTGAT GATAGTAAAGACTTAACTTTAAATAGTGCAAGCGATAGTGCTGCTCGAGATAGTAGTTCTCCTGACGTTTCTCTCAGTTTCAACAAAAATTCTCCAAAGGACTATCATCCTAAGAAGTCCATCAATTCTGAAGGGTCACATGTAGCTCTGGATCAAACAAATATGCAAGTAAAGGGATCAGGTTCAGATGCCTTCCGTGTCAGTGTTTCTAGTGCCCCCAGTACATCTAGTCATGGATCTGTGCCAGATGATTACGATGCTTTAGCTGATGTGTACATATGGGGTGAGGTAATATGTGATAATCTTGTCAAATCAGATAGTGATAAAATTAGTGATTCTATAACCAGCAGAACTGACATCCTCCTTCCAAGACCCCTGGAATCCAATGTAGTTTTGGATGTACATCACATTGCCTGTGGGGTCAGGCATGCTGCTCTTGTCACGAGGCAGGGTGAAGTGTTTACATGGGGAGAAGAATCTGGTGGGCGACTTGGCCATGGTGTTCGTAAAGATATTACGCAACCTCAATTAGTTGAATCTCTAGCAGCTTGCAATGTAGATTTTGTTGCTTGTGGTGAATTTCACACCTGTGCTGTTACAATGGCTGGAGAAATTTACACTTGGGGAGATGGCACACATAATGCTGGGCTTCTTGGGCATGGAACTGAAGTCAGTCACTGGATACCCAAGAAACTATCTGGTCCTCTCGAGGGACTTCAAATTGCTATGGTTACTTGTGGTCCATGGCACACAGCCTTGGTAACGTCAACTGGACAACTGTTTACATTTGGTGATGGAACCTTTGGTGTTCTGGGCCATGGAGACAGAGAAAGTGTTCCATATCCAAGGGAAATAGAATCTCTGTCGGGGTTGAGGACAATTGCTGTTGCTTGTGGAGTATGGCACACTGCTGCTGTAGTTGAAGTTATTGTTACTCAGTCTAGTTCAAGCGTATCATCTGGAAAATTGTTTACTTGGGGTGATGGTGACAAAAATCGTTTGGGACATGGAGACAAGGAAGCCCGACTCAAACCTACGTGTGTGCCAGTTCTTATTGATTATGATTTTCACAAAGTTGCTTGTGGGCACAGTTTGACTGTAGGTTTGACCACATCGGGACATGTTTTTACAATGGGAAGTACTGTGTATGGTCAGCTGGGCAATCCTCAGTCTGATGGTAAGGTACCTTGCTCTATAGACGATAAATTATCTGGAGAGTTTGTCGAAGAAATTGCATGTGGCGCATATCATGTAGCTGTATTAACATCTAAGAATGAGGTCTATACGTGGGGTAAAGGAGCTAACGGGAGGTTGGGTCATGGAGATATTGAAGATCGGAAAACACCCAATTTAGTTGAAGCTTTGAAAGATAGACACATTAAGTACATATCTTGTGGCTCAAATTACACTACAGCAATCTGTCTTCATAAATGGGTTTCTGGTGCCGAGCAGTCTCAGTGTTCTGCTTGTAGGCAAGCTTTTGGATTTACTAGGAAGAGGCACAACTGCTATAACTGTGGGCTTGTGCACTGTCACTCTTGCAGTTCTAAGAAAGCATTGAGGGCAGCATTGGCTCCAAACCCTAGCAAACCATATCGTGTTTGTGATTCCTGTTTTGTGAAACTGAATAAGATGACTGAAACTGGTGGAAGTATAAGAAAAACTGCCATACCACGCCTTTCAGGTGAAAATAAGGACCGCTTAGACAAAACTGAACTTCGATTAGCAAAGTTCGGGGTCCCGTCCAATGTGGATCTGATCAAACAGTTAGATAGCAAAGCAGCTAGGCAAGCTAAAAAATCTGATACATTCTCACTAGTCCGTTCCTCGCAGGCTCCTTCCCTGTTACAACTAAAAGATGTTGTGTTGTCCACTGCCATTGATATCCGACGAACTATTCCCAAATCGCTGCCTACTTCATCCGGTGTTAGTTCCAGGTCGGTGTCGCCGTTTTCTAGAAAGCCAAGCCCTCCGCGTTCAGCAACACCTGTTCCTACAACATCAGGACTTTCATTTTCCAAGAGTGTTGCTGATAGTTTAAAGAAGACAAATGATCTATTAAATCAGGAAGTGTTTAAGTTGCGTCGGCAG GTGGAAAGTTTGAGACATCAATGTGAACTTCAAGAAAAAGAGCTTCAGAAATCAACACAGAAAACCCAAGAGGCGATGGCATTGGCCACGGAGGAATCTCTAAAATCCAAAGCTGCAAAAGATGTAATAAAGTCGCTCACATCACAG CTCAAAGATATGGCTGAGAGATTGCCACCTGGTGCTTATGACTCTGAAAGCATAAGGCTTGCATGCTTGCCCAATGGCTTGGATCGAGACAGTGTAAACCATCTGGAGACAAATGGAGAACGAAGTTCAAGATCCAATTCGATAAAAAGCTCTAACTTTGTTTCTCAAGTAGGCGGGGAAACTAGTTCAGTTGATGGGGCGGATGGCCCTACTGAACTACCTAGAGACCTGACGGTGTGCAATGGAATCAGTTCCAGTAACAGCCAGGACCTCTTGACATCCAATGTAAGGGAAGATTTTTCGGATCATAAACTTCCTAGTAGTAATGGAGTGCAAGAGGGAAGTAATAGTGTTTTATCTGGCCCCGACAAGGAACCTGGGCATTTTCAAGGTGGCGAGAATGGCATGAAACACAGAAATTTGACTGTGCCTACTAATCCAAATCAAGTTGAGGCCGAGTGGATAGAGCAATATGAACCCGGTGTGTATATAACACTAGTAGCACTACAAGATGGAACTAGGGATCTCAAGAGAGTGCGCTTCAG TCGAAGAAAATTTGGAGAGCACCAAGCAGAGACATGGTGGTCCGAGAACCGGGAAAAGGTATACCAGAAGTACAATGTTAGAGGATGA